In one Gammaproteobacteria bacterium genomic region, the following are encoded:
- a CDS encoding DUF2889 domain-containing protein: protein MPLTPPVEREALHTRRVECHGYRRHDGLWDIEGHLVDTKTYPFPNRWRGDVVAGEPVHEMWLRVTIDDEMLIHDAQASTEFSPFEMCADITPAYQQLIGVRIGPGWTRIIKEKLGGIKGCTHLGELLRPIATAAYQTLAARKRYMTEAQRQAWEDPERRPMVLKTCHAYAEDSAVVKTFYPLFYKPPA, encoded by the coding sequence ATGCCCTTAACACCTCCCGTAGAACGCGAAGCCCTGCACACTCGTCGCGTCGAATGTCATGGTTATCGTCGGCATGATGGCTTATGGGATATCGAAGGTCATCTTGTTGATACTAAAACTTATCCTTTCCCGAATCGTTGGCGCGGTGATGTTGTGGCTGGCGAGCCCGTGCATGAAATGTGGTTGCGTGTCACCATTGACGATGAAATGTTAATTCATGATGCGCAAGCATCTACCGAGTTTTCACCGTTTGAGATGTGTGCGGACATTACACCCGCGTATCAACAATTGATTGGTGTACGCATAGGCCCCGGCTGGACGCGTATCATTAAAGAAAAACTCGGCGGTATCAAAGGTTGCACGCACTTAGGGGAATTATTACGACCGATTGCAACCGCTGCATATCAAACATTAGCCGCACGTAAACGTTATATGACAGAAGCGCAGCGGCAAGCGTGGGAAGATCCCGAACGTAGACCTATGGTTTTAAAAACCTGTCATGCGTATGCTGAAGATAGCGCGGTAGTAAAAACGTTTTATCCCTTGTTTTATAAGCCACCGGCTTAA
- a CDS encoding DUF465 domain-containing protein: MMDSDIREQLQKLHIEHQELDAVIARLVENISMDHLQLQRLKKKKLYLKDTIARLESKLIPDYLA, translated from the coding sequence ATGATGGACTCTGACATTCGCGAACAGTTACAAAAGCTTCACATTGAGCATCAAGAGCTCGATGCTGTGATTGCACGCCTGGTAGAAAATATCAGCATGGATCATTTGCAGCTGCAACGTCTTAAAAAGAAAAAACTCTATCTTAAAGATACTATTGCGCGCTTAGAAAGTAAGCTCATTCCTGATTATCTTGCGTAA
- a CDS encoding Na(+)-translocating NADH-quinone reductase subunit A translates to MTIKIKRGLDLPLSGMPEQRIYPAPTINSVAVLGADYLGMKPTLLVSEGEQVKLGQVLFTDKKYPAIKFTAPASGIVKKIQRGAQRVLQAVIIECDHQSVNAIEFTRFSAAELNTLTRPQVEALLLDSGLWTALRTRPYSKTPLPGSDADAIFVTAIDTNPGAADPQLIIAEQSEAFTHGLTILSKLTTGTVYVCSSTTPLTVPEHERIVNEQFAGPHPAGLVGTHIHFLAPVSATSTVWHLDYQDVIAIGKLFATGYLWTERIVALGGPQVQKPRLLRTQLGANINELTQQQLHLGETRLVSGSILSGRMAVNWAGYLGRFHLQISALAEGREREFLGWIKPGPRRFSAIRAFAAHLVALLSKPNFVLNTSTNGSPRAMVPIGNYEKVMPLDILPTQLLRALVVQDSDTAQALGCLELDEEDLALCSFVSSSKYHYGVALRANLNQIEQEG, encoded by the coding sequence ATGACGATCAAAATTAAACGCGGTCTAGATTTGCCTCTGAGCGGTATGCCAGAACAGCGTATCTATCCTGCCCCTACTATCAATAGTGTTGCGGTTTTAGGTGCAGATTATCTCGGCATGAAACCTACGTTGCTGGTCTCAGAAGGTGAACAGGTAAAACTCGGGCAAGTATTATTTACCGATAAAAAATATCCGGCCATTAAATTCACTGCACCGGCCAGTGGCATAGTGAAAAAAATCCAGCGCGGGGCACAGCGCGTGTTGCAAGCGGTGATCATCGAATGTGATCATCAAAGTGTTAATGCTATTGAATTTACCCGCTTTTCTGCAGCGGAACTCAACACGCTGACGCGCCCACAAGTTGAAGCTTTATTATTAGACAGTGGTTTATGGACGGCGCTGCGCACGCGTCCTTATAGCAAAACGCCTCTCCCCGGCAGCGACGCGGATGCGATTTTTGTGACCGCTATCGACACCAATCCCGGTGCAGCAGATCCGCAACTCATCATTGCCGAACAATCTGAAGCGTTTACTCATGGCTTAACTATTCTCAGCAAACTGACTACTGGCACCGTGTATGTTTGCAGCAGCACGACACCGTTAACCGTTCCTGAGCATGAACGCATCGTCAATGAGCAATTTGCAGGGCCGCATCCTGCCGGTTTGGTCGGTACCCATATTCATTTCTTAGCGCCGGTCAGTGCGACCAGTACTGTGTGGCATTTGGACTATCAAGACGTTATCGCGATCGGAAAATTATTTGCAACGGGTTACTTGTGGACTGAACGCATCGTCGCCCTAGGTGGCCCACAAGTGCAAAAACCACGTTTACTGCGCACGCAATTAGGCGCCAATATCAACGAATTAACCCAGCAACAGTTGCATCTGGGCGAAACCCGTTTAGTGTCGGGCTCTATTCTAAGTGGCCGGATGGCCGTTAATTGGGCGGGGTATTTAGGACGTTTTCATTTACAAATCAGTGCCTTAGCCGAAGGTCGCGAACGCGAGTTTTTGGGTTGGATCAAACCCGGCCCCCGGCGTTTTTCTGCAATCCGCGCTTTTGCCGCACACCTTGTGGCACTTTTGAGCAAACCGAATTTTGTGCTCAATACCTCTACCAATGGCAGCCCGCGGGCCATGGTGCCGATTGGTAATTATGAAAAAGTGATGCCGTTAGATATTTTACCGACGCAATTACTCCGCGCGCTGGTCGTTCAAGACAGTGACACCGCGCAAGCCTTGGGTTGCTTAGAATTGGATGAAGAAGATTTAGCCTTATGCAGCTTTGTGTCTTCATCAAAATATCATTATGGCGTGGCGTTACGCGCTAATCTGAATCAAATAGAACAAGAAGGCTAA
- a CDS encoding NADH:ubiquinone reductase (Na(+)-transporting) subunit B — protein sequence MHSSSSHSSNQPSNKPSKLRKLLDSIHPHVDKGGKWHKWYPLYEAIDTFLYTPADVTRQAPHARDAIDLKRIMTFVWLAAWPCAFMACWNTGLQNNLAMAQLGLEHASGWRGDILSLLASVGVGYNPQSFVDNFIHGALYFLPIYIVTFAVGGCWEVLFATVRRHEINEGFFVTSILFALTLPATTPLWQVAMGISFGVVLAKEVFGGTGKNFLNPALAGRAFLYFAYPAYQSGDAVWVAVDGFSGATALGIAKLQGLTGVQQHITWWDAFIGFIPGSMGETSTLACLIGGAFLVYTGIASYRIILGVMLGMITTVLFFNWIGSASNPMFAMPWYWHLVIGGYAFGMIYMATDPVSAAMTNTGRWIFGALIGFMCIMIRVINPAYPEGMMLAILFANLFAPSIDHFVVRANIRRRQQRTTIKA from the coding sequence ATGCATTCTTCTTCATCCCACTCTTCTAACCAGCCTTCTAACAAACCCTCTAAATTGCGCAAGCTGCTGGATAGTATTCATCCGCATGTGGATAAAGGTGGCAAATGGCATAAGTGGTACCCACTCTATGAAGCCATTGATACTTTTTTATACACCCCAGCCGATGTCACGCGCCAAGCACCCCATGCACGCGATGCCATTGATTTAAAACGGATTATGACTTTTGTCTGGCTAGCCGCATGGCCGTGTGCATTTATGGCGTGCTGGAATACGGGCCTACAAAATAATCTCGCCATGGCACAACTGGGGTTGGAACACGCCAGTGGCTGGCGCGGTGATATTTTGAGTCTATTGGCCAGTGTTGGCGTGGGCTACAACCCTCAAAGCTTCGTCGACAATTTTATTCACGGTGCGCTGTATTTCTTACCCATATATATAGTGACATTCGCCGTCGGCGGATGTTGGGAGGTCTTATTCGCCACCGTACGTCGTCATGAAATCAATGAAGGCTTTTTTGTCACGTCGATTTTATTTGCCTTAACGCTGCCGGCCACTACGCCGTTATGGCAAGTAGCGATGGGCATTAGTTTTGGTGTGGTGTTAGCCAAAGAAGTGTTTGGTGGTACCGGCAAAAACTTTCTTAATCCCGCGCTGGCTGGCCGGGCATTTTTATATTTTGCATATCCGGCCTATCAATCTGGCGATGCAGTTTGGGTGGCAGTAGATGGTTTCAGCGGCGCCACCGCATTAGGCATCGCCAAATTACAAGGACTGACGGGTGTTCAACAACATATAACGTGGTGGGATGCGTTCATTGGTTTTATTCCGGGCTCGATGGGCGAAACGTCTACGTTAGCCTGCTTAATTGGCGGCGCGTTTTTGGTTTATACCGGTATCGCGTCGTATCGAATTATTTTAGGCGTCATGCTGGGCATGATCACAACAGTTTTATTTTTTAATTGGATTGGCAGCGCAAGCAATCCGATGTTTGCGATGCCGTGGTATTGGCATTTAGTCATTGGCGGTTACGCGTTCGGAATGATTTATATGGCAACCGATCCGGTCAGTGCCGCAATGACCAATACAGGTCGCTGGATTTTCGGTGCCTTGATTGGTTTTATGTGCATCATGATACGCGTTATTAATCCTGCGTATCCCGAAGGCATGATGCTCGCGATTTTATTCGCTAATTTATT